The Nakamurella deserti genome contains a region encoding:
- a CDS encoding GNAT family N-acetyltransferase, which yields MSWFAPSTPGWPGRLGPVPSALGPVELRPLRAADGVDWRRMRIRDEALIRPWDPSSSLTWVARHTRPAWMDHRAMLRQAARLGTALPFAVTVGGRFAGQVTIGGIQRFPLHSGWVGYWIGSEFAGRGVATVAVAQVVAHALTEGALHRVEATVSPANHASQRVLAHLGFRQEGLLQRYLDIDGGWRDHQLWALTAEEATGGAAGLLRSWSADGFARP from the coding sequence GTGAGCTGGTTCGCCCCGAGCACGCCGGGTTGGCCGGGCCGGCTCGGCCCCGTGCCGTCGGCCCTGGGGCCTGTCGAACTGCGCCCGCTGCGGGCCGCCGACGGCGTGGACTGGCGGCGGATGCGTATCCGGGACGAGGCCCTCATCCGGCCCTGGGACCCGAGTTCGAGCCTGACCTGGGTGGCCAGGCACACCCGGCCCGCGTGGATGGACCATCGGGCGATGCTGCGGCAGGCCGCGCGGCTGGGCACCGCGCTGCCGTTCGCGGTGACCGTCGGCGGCCGGTTCGCCGGTCAGGTCACCATCGGCGGCATCCAACGCTTCCCGCTGCACAGCGGCTGGGTCGGCTACTGGATCGGCTCGGAGTTCGCCGGTCGAGGGGTCGCCACGGTGGCCGTCGCCCAGGTCGTCGCGCACGCCCTCACCGAGGGTGCGCTGCACCGGGTGGAGGCGACGGTGTCGCCGGCCAACCACGCCAGCCAGCGGGTGCTGGCGCACCTCGGCTTCCGTCAGGAGGGCCTGCTGCAGCGCTATCTGGACATCGACGGCGGTTGGCGCGACCACCAGCTCTGGGCGCTCACCGCCGAGGAGGCAACCGGCGGCGCCGCGGGTCTGCTGCGCTCCTGGTCGGCGGACGGATTCGCACGTCCGTAG
- the glp gene encoding gephyrin-like molybdotransferase Glp → MRSVSEQLDLVLRSAVTPSPVRTAISEAQGLLCAEEVVAQSALPAFDQAAVDGYAVRYVDIAQASDATPVELPVVGEITAGARTAHRLQPGQAVYVATGAPLPIIADTVVPRYETDGHAARVAFSAAVPSGSYVRRIGEDVQPGDVAVRSGAFIGAAQVGLLAAVGRDKVLVHPRPRLSIISVGEELVDVARTPGPGQVYDVNSFALAAAARDAGADVNRIGIGPRDLRRLREMVEARLLVSEAVIIAGAAGGSSGAVVAEALADLGQLDLTRVAMQPGSAQGFGLLGPDRVPTFLLPANPVSALVVFEVIVRPALRVMLGRSNPYRRTVSARTLEPITSPFGRRSFLRGQLMRDDENDYLVHILGGHSTHLLASLAEANCLVLIDEQATDVNVGSEVAVSFLAQRA, encoded by the coding sequence ATGCGATCGGTGAGCGAACAGCTCGACCTGGTGCTCCGGTCCGCGGTCACACCGTCCCCGGTCCGTACCGCGATCTCCGAGGCGCAGGGGCTGCTGTGCGCGGAGGAGGTGGTGGCCCAGTCGGCGCTGCCGGCCTTCGACCAGGCCGCCGTCGACGGCTACGCCGTCCGGTACGTCGACATCGCCCAGGCCTCCGACGCGACCCCGGTGGAGCTGCCCGTGGTCGGTGAGATCACCGCCGGTGCCCGCACCGCGCACCGGCTGCAGCCCGGCCAGGCCGTCTACGTCGCCACCGGCGCGCCGCTGCCCATCATCGCCGACACCGTGGTGCCGCGGTACGAGACCGACGGGCACGCCGCCCGGGTCGCGTTCTCCGCGGCAGTGCCCTCGGGCAGCTACGTGCGCCGCATCGGCGAGGACGTCCAACCGGGGGACGTCGCGGTCCGCTCCGGTGCGTTCATCGGCGCGGCGCAGGTCGGTCTGCTGGCCGCCGTCGGCCGCGACAAGGTGCTGGTGCACCCGCGGCCGCGGTTGTCCATCATCTCCGTGGGCGAGGAGCTCGTCGACGTCGCGCGGACCCCCGGTCCCGGTCAGGTCTACGACGTGAACTCCTTCGCGCTGGCCGCCGCCGCCCGTGACGCCGGCGCCGACGTCAACCGCATCGGCATCGGCCCCCGCGACCTGCGCCGACTGCGCGAAATGGTGGAGGCGCGGCTGCTGGTCAGCGAGGCCGTCATCATCGCCGGCGCGGCCGGCGGGTCGTCGGGCGCGGTCGTCGCCGAAGCGCTGGCCGACCTCGGCCAGCTCGACCTCACCCGGGTCGCCATGCAGCCCGGCTCGGCCCAGGGCTTCGGTCTGCTCGGGCCCGACCGGGTACCGACGTTCCTGCTGCCCGCGAACCCGGTCAGCGCGCTGGTCGTCTTCGAGGTCATCGTGCGGCCGGCGCTGCGGGTGATGCTGGGCCGCAGCAACCCCTACCGGCGCACCGTCTCGGCGCGCACGCTGGAGCCGATCACGTCGCCGTTCGGGCGGCGGTCGTTCCTGCGGGGGCAGCTGATGCGCGACGACGAGAACGACTACCTGGTGCACATCCTGGGGGGCCACAGCACCCACCTGCTCGCGTCGCTGGCCGAGGCCAACTGCCTGGTGCTGATCGACGAACAGGCCACCGACGTCAACGTCGGCTCCGAGGTGGCGGTCTCGTTCCTGGCCCAACGGGCCTGA
- a CDS encoding 5-formyltetrahydrofolate cyclo-ligase → MTRSPRSSPDAPDDPSVTAAKQQLRRRLLDRRRHRTPEHRAAVGRANADHLFAAASPGTTVCGFLPLPSEPLDGRLLDRLTGAGVTVLVPVVTGAAPLDWSDWSAARRAAGSGELPRRAGPVGIDELDAPRLGPGAVASADLVLVPALAVDPAGHRLGRGGGHYDRTLALLGTLTRRRPPLVAVLDDDEVLDTVPHDHLDVPVSLLVTPRGGLRVPGASRAG, encoded by the coding sequence ATGACCCGGTCACCTCGCTCCTCCCCCGACGCCCCGGACGACCCGTCGGTCACCGCCGCGAAACAGCAGCTTCGCCGCCGGCTGCTCGACCGCCGGCGACACCGCACGCCCGAGCACCGCGCAGCGGTGGGCAGGGCGAACGCCGACCACCTGTTCGCCGCGGCGTCCCCGGGCACCACGGTGTGCGGCTTCCTGCCCCTGCCGTCCGAGCCGCTCGACGGCCGGCTGCTCGACCGGTTGACCGGAGCGGGGGTCACGGTGCTGGTGCCGGTCGTCACCGGCGCGGCCCCCCTGGACTGGAGCGACTGGTCGGCCGCCCGCCGGGCCGCCGGGTCCGGGGAACTGCCACGCCGCGCAGGCCCGGTGGGGATCGACGAGCTGGACGCCCCGCGGCTGGGCCCGGGCGCGGTCGCCTCGGCCGATCTCGTGCTCGTGCCGGCGCTGGCGGTCGACCCGGCCGGTCACCGGCTGGGCCGTGGGGGCGGGCACTACGACCGCACCTTGGCGCTGCTGGGCACCCTGACGCGTCGACGGCCGCCGCTGGTCGCGGTGCTGGACGACGACGAGGTGCTCGACACCGTGCCGCACGACCACCTCGACGTGCCGGTGTCACTGCTGGTCACCCCCCGGGGTGGACTGCGCGTTCCGGGGGCGTCGCGGGCGGGGTGA
- a CDS encoding FmdB family zinc ribbon protein — MPTYQYACTECGHQFEEFQSFSDAALTDCPVCGGRLRKVYGSVGVVFKGSGFYRTDSRNGDGKVAKSADPAAPKSSPEKSSSGDGGSSKPAPATTSNGSSTPASSSTSSASSTASGSGSTGS, encoded by the coding sequence ATGCCCACCTATCAGTACGCCTGCACCGAATGCGGGCACCAGTTCGAGGAATTCCAGTCGTTCAGCGACGCCGCCCTCACCGACTGCCCGGTCTGCGGCGGGCGCCTGCGCAAGGTCTACGGATCCGTCGGCGTGGTCTTCAAGGGCTCCGGCTTCTACCGGACGGACTCCCGCAACGGCGACGGCAAGGTCGCGAAGAGCGCCGATCCCGCCGCCCCCAAGAGCAGCCCGGAGAAGTCCTCGTCCGGTGACGGCGGCAGCAGCAAGCCGGCCCCGGCGACCACCTCGAACGGCAGCTCGACTCCCGCGAGCTCCTCGACGTCGTCCGCCAGCAGCACGGCGTCGGGTTCGGGTAGCACCGGCTCCTGA
- a CDS encoding SAF domain-containing protein yields the protein MAVLLLVLAGLSAARGSAAEPGVEALALTRDLKVGAVLTATDVAVTRVVSPPDGALADPADVDGRRLTSAARRGEVLTDRRLVDTPGPEPGPGRAAVAVRPADPAVLQLLQAGSAVVVVGIDSAGAVQPLTSDALVLAVLVAGSGSGDRSQPVLLSVPEAEADRLAAAALTGDVALRLR from the coding sequence GTGGCGGTCCTGCTCCTGGTGCTGGCCGGGTTGTCGGCCGCGCGGGGCAGCGCGGCCGAGCCGGGGGTCGAGGCCCTCGCCCTGACCCGCGATCTGAAGGTCGGGGCGGTCCTCACCGCGACGGACGTCGCGGTCACCCGTGTCGTGTCGCCACCCGACGGTGCGCTGGCCGACCCCGCTGACGTCGACGGCCGACGCCTGACCTCGGCCGCGCGGCGTGGCGAGGTCCTCACCGATCGCCGGCTGGTCGACACCCCCGGGCCCGAGCCCGGGCCGGGACGCGCGGCGGTGGCGGTCCGGCCCGCCGACCCTGCGGTCCTGCAACTCCTGCAGGCCGGGAGCGCGGTCGTCGTCGTCGGGATCGACAGCGCCGGCGCGGTGCAGCCACTGACGTCGGACGCGTTGGTGCTGGCGGTGCTGGTCGCGGGGAGCGGCTCGGGTGACCGGTCGCAGCCGGTGCTGCTGTCCGTCCCCGAGGCCGAGGCCGACCGTCTCGCCGCCGCCGCACTGACCGGTGACGTCGCCCTGCGTCTGCGGTGA
- the mscL gene encoding large conductance mechanosensitive channel protein MscL yields MLKGFKDFLFRGNIVELAIAVVIGGAFTALVGSFTTAIIQPILASIGGVNADGLGFNILGSDGPATSFVNIGAVITAAITFLITAAVVYFIFIVPMNTITERRKKGMKPVDAAPTDNELLLQIRDLLKAQNDGKATDNPLI; encoded by the coding sequence GTGCTCAAAGGCTTCAAGGACTTCCTGTTCCGCGGGAACATCGTCGAACTGGCGATCGCCGTGGTCATCGGCGGTGCCTTCACCGCCCTCGTCGGCAGCTTCACCACCGCGATCATCCAGCCCATCCTGGCCAGCATCGGCGGCGTGAACGCCGACGGGCTCGGCTTCAACATCCTCGGGTCGGACGGCCCCGCGACGTCCTTCGTCAACATCGGCGCGGTCATCACCGCCGCGATCACCTTCCTGATCACCGCGGCCGTCGTCTACTTCATCTTCATCGTGCCGATGAACACGATCACCGAGCGCCGCAAGAAGGGAATGAAGCCCGTTGACGCCGCACCCACCGACAACGAGCTGCTGCTGCAGATCCGCGACCTGCTCAAGGCGCAGAACGACGGGAAGGCCACCGACAACCCGCTGATCTGA
- a CDS encoding MogA/MoaB family molybdenum cofactor biosynthesis protein, giving the protein MPAINDRSGRALIVLVADRHLHEAEDDGTGALVTELLVEAGFVVDGSVTVPSDEPVIRNALNTAVIGGVDLVITVGGTGVSPRDVVPDVTAEILDRELLGVSQALRWSGMTAGVMEAVISRGLVGVSGSTLVANIPGSRQAIRDALATLTPLAAYLIGELSDLEEL; this is encoded by the coding sequence GTGCCCGCAATCAACGACCGCTCCGGACGTGCACTGATCGTCCTGGTGGCGGATCGGCACCTTCACGAGGCCGAGGACGACGGCACCGGTGCGCTGGTCACCGAGCTGCTGGTGGAGGCCGGGTTCGTGGTCGACGGCAGCGTCACGGTGCCCTCCGACGAACCGGTCATCCGCAACGCGCTGAACACGGCCGTCATCGGCGGCGTCGACCTGGTCATCACCGTCGGCGGCACCGGGGTGTCGCCGCGCGACGTCGTCCCGGACGTGACCGCGGAGATCCTGGACCGCGAGCTGCTGGGGGTCAGCCAGGCCCTGCGCTGGTCGGGGATGACCGCCGGTGTCATGGAGGCGGTGATCTCCCGCGGGCTCGTCGGGGTGTCGGGTTCGACGCTGGTCGCCAACATCCCGGGCTCACGGCAGGCCATCCGCGATGCCCTCGCGACCCTCACCCCGCTGGCCGCCTACCTCATCGGCGAGCTGTCGGACCTCGAAGAGCTCTGA
- a CDS encoding alpha/beta fold hydrolase — protein MSTAPPSPTDVTGPDGTPVRVYVTPGAADAVPVVLVHGLGSDAFVNWEQAGWLRSLRATGRPLIRLDQRGHGGSGAPHDPAAYRLPLLVGDLAAVVASTVGAGRPVDAIGYSLGSRVLLEYLATPGMPAPVRRLVLGGSAGQPLLQGFDPDLVDRALGGGPVPAHAETARIARTIAALPGNDERALAALVRGLHTDPAAVRRAPDPAVPTLVAVGTDDPLHDPARAWTAGLPAATFVGLPGRTHVSAVPSGVFRSAAVAFLG, from the coding sequence ATGTCCACCGCACCCCCGTCGCCGACCGACGTCACCGGACCTGACGGCACCCCGGTCCGGGTGTACGTGACCCCCGGAGCGGCGGACGCCGTCCCGGTGGTGCTGGTCCACGGGCTGGGGTCGGATGCGTTCGTGAACTGGGAGCAGGCCGGCTGGCTGCGCTCGCTGCGCGCGACGGGCCGGCCGCTGATCCGCCTCGACCAGCGGGGTCACGGCGGGAGCGGTGCGCCCCACGATCCGGCCGCCTACCGGCTGCCGCTGCTGGTGGGCGACCTCGCCGCGGTCGTGGCGTCGACGGTGGGGGCCGGCCGTCCGGTCGACGCGATCGGCTACTCGCTGGGCTCGCGGGTGCTGCTCGAGTACCTGGCCACCCCGGGGATGCCCGCGCCGGTGCGGCGACTGGTGCTCGGCGGCAGTGCCGGTCAGCCGTTGCTCCAGGGCTTCGACCCGGACCTGGTCGATCGGGCGCTGGGGGGCGGGCCGGTGCCGGCGCACGCCGAGACGGCGCGGATCGCCCGGACCATCGCCGCGCTGCCGGGCAACGACGAGCGCGCGCTGGCCGCGCTCGTCCGCGGACTCCACACCGACCCGGCCGCCGTCCGTCGCGCACCCGACCCGGCGGTCCCGACGCTGGTGGCGGTGGGCACCGACGACCCGCTGCACGACCCGGCCCGGGCCTGGACGGCGGGACTGCCCGCGGCGACGTTCGTCGGGCTGCCGGGTCGAACCCACGTGTCGGCGGTGCCGTCCGGGGTGTTCCGCTCCGCGGCGGTGGCGTTCCTGGGCTGA
- a CDS encoding class I adenylate-forming enzyme family protein — protein MNASDHPGSQPTPPHDQQDTEHRDTEQRDAEAPPAGLAGWLRGALEHRAVDLDGIRLSYGELAAEINEAVDELHATERGDGPADILAVSDTDPLATLIACYAALIAGRPVLVTDPEQPVPAVTSLPAGAQLLLTTSGSTGRPRVIARTWESWRVSFPPFTEITGIDGDDTVALTGPLHGSMHLLGALHTLWVGATLTDDVTAATVMHCVPTVLDTLLRDDETATPAVRLAVIGGAPLTTGLADRARAAGIELVEYYGATELSFVAARRYRRPLAPFPGVEVVARDGVIWARSPYLSLGYAGASGEMRVDDEGFASVGDLGAFVGESLAVRGRGDAAITTSGATVLAEDIEASLLELPGVRAVAVVGLPHERLGEIVAAVMEVAPGTKGALLRTEARSRLQSAALPRRWYVATLPRTSAGKIVRAAIRAGLIDGTLDAQPLA, from the coding sequence ATGAACGCGTCCGACCACCCGGGCAGCCAGCCCACACCCCCGCACGATCAGCAGGACACCGAGCACCGGGACACCGAGCAGCGGGACGCCGAGGCGCCACCCGCGGGCCTGGCCGGCTGGCTCCGCGGCGCCCTGGAGCACCGGGCCGTCGACCTGGACGGGATCCGGCTCAGCTACGGCGAGCTGGCCGCGGAGATCAACGAGGCCGTCGACGAGTTGCACGCCACCGAGCGGGGCGACGGCCCCGCCGACATCCTGGCGGTCAGCGACACCGATCCGCTGGCCACTCTCATCGCCTGTTACGCAGCGCTCATCGCCGGCCGCCCGGTACTCGTCACCGACCCGGAGCAGCCGGTCCCGGCCGTCACCTCGCTGCCCGCGGGGGCCCAGCTGCTGCTCACCACCTCCGGCTCGACCGGCCGGCCGCGGGTCATCGCCCGCACCTGGGAGTCCTGGCGGGTGTCGTTCCCGCCATTCACCGAGATCACCGGCATCGACGGCGACGACACCGTCGCCCTCACCGGGCCGCTGCACGGCAGCATGCACCTGCTCGGGGCGCTGCACACGCTGTGGGTCGGCGCCACCCTGACCGACGACGTCACCGCGGCCACGGTGATGCACTGCGTCCCGACGGTGCTCGACACGCTGCTCCGCGACGACGAGACCGCCACGCCGGCCGTCCGGCTCGCGGTCATCGGGGGCGCGCCGCTGACCACCGGCCTCGCCGACCGTGCGCGGGCCGCCGGCATCGAGCTCGTCGAGTACTACGGCGCCACCGAGCTGTCCTTCGTCGCCGCCCGCCGGTACCGCCGGCCGCTCGCCCCCTTCCCGGGGGTGGAGGTGGTCGCCCGCGACGGGGTCATCTGGGCGCGGTCGCCGTACCTGTCGCTGGGCTACGCGGGGGCGTCGGGCGAGATGCGTGTCGACGACGAGGGCTTCGCCTCGGTGGGTGACCTCGGCGCCTTCGTCGGCGAGTCGCTGGCCGTGCGGGGCCGCGGCGACGCCGCCATCACCACCAGCGGCGCGACGGTGCTGGCCGAGGACATCGAGGCGAGCCTGCTCGAGCTGCCCGGGGTGCGGGCGGTGGCGGTCGTCGGCCTGCCGCACGAGCGGCTCGGAGAGATCGTCGCCGCGGTGATGGAGGTCGCCCCCGGCACCAAGGGGGCGCTGCTGCGCACCGAGGCGCGCTCCCGGCTGCAGAGCGCCGCGCTCCCCCGCCGCTGGTACGTCGCCACCCTGCCGCGCACCTCCGCGGGCAAGATCGTCAGGGCCGCCATCCGCGCCGGCCTCATCGACGGAACCCTGGATGCGCAACCGCTGGCCTGA
- a CDS encoding thiolase family protein, whose amino-acid sequence MAARRTPIGTAGHALAGVTVDRLAAPVLRVLADDPLLGPVDDVLLGNCLGPGGNPARLAALGAGLGTATPAVTVDRQCGSGLDAILQGAARIAAGQAGVVLAGGAESASTAPVRARRDTGQTYARAPFAPAGFPDPDMGPAADALAAHLGIGRADHDAWAARSFERAQRACERGAFAAEWVPLPGLDHDERVRPGVTTARLARLRPAFGPDGTHTAGNSCGISDGAAAVALTSPDAARGRPHLRILGGAVRGCDPALPGLGPTAAVPPLLERLGLGVAELGAVEITEAFAAQILAAVRTLDLDPDTVCTDGGAIAMGHPWGASGAVLVVRLFARMLQPGGPEFGLAACAIGGGQGIALVVQRVAP is encoded by the coding sequence GTGGCCGCGCGCCGAACGCCGATCGGCACGGCCGGGCACGCCCTGGCCGGGGTGACCGTCGACCGGTTGGCGGCCCCGGTGCTGCGCGTCCTCGCCGACGACCCCCTCCTGGGGCCGGTGGACGACGTCCTGCTCGGCAACTGCCTCGGACCGGGCGGCAACCCGGCGCGGCTGGCCGCGCTGGGTGCGGGCCTGGGCACCGCCACCCCGGCGGTCACCGTCGACCGGCAGTGCGGCTCCGGTCTGGACGCGATCCTGCAGGGCGCCGCCCGGATCGCCGCCGGCCAGGCCGGTGTGGTGCTGGCCGGCGGCGCCGAATCCGCGTCCACCGCACCGGTGCGTGCCCGGCGGGACACCGGGCAGACCTACGCCCGCGCCCCGTTCGCCCCCGCCGGCTTCCCGGACCCGGACATGGGCCCGGCCGCCGACGCGCTGGCCGCGCACCTGGGCATCGGGCGGGCCGACCACGACGCGTGGGCGGCCCGTTCGTTCGAACGGGCGCAGCGCGCCTGCGAACGGGGGGCGTTCGCCGCCGAGTGGGTGCCGCTGCCCGGCCTCGACCACGACGAGCGGGTCCGCCCCGGGGTGACCACCGCGCGGCTGGCCCGGCTGCGGCCGGCCTTCGGTCCGGACGGCACCCACACCGCCGGCAACTCCTGCGGCATCTCCGACGGCGCCGCCGCGGTCGCGCTCACCTCTCCCGACGCCGCCCGCGGGCGTCCGCACCTGCGGATCCTCGGCGGGGCGGTCCGCGGCTGCGACCCGGCGCTGCCCGGTCTCGGCCCGACCGCCGCGGTGCCGCCGCTGCTGGAGCGGCTCGGGCTGGGCGTCGCCGAGCTCGGCGCCGTCGAGATCACCGAGGCCTTCGCCGCGCAGATCCTCGCGGCCGTCCGCACCCTGGATCTGGACCCGGACACCGTCTGCACCGACGGCGGGGCGATCGCCATGGGCCATCCCTGGGGCGCGTCCGGCGCCGTCCTGGTGGTCCGGCTGTTCGCCCGGATGCTGCAGCCCGGCGGCCCGGAGTTCGGTCTGGCCGCCTGTGCCATCGGCGGCGGACAGGGCATCGCCCTCGTCGTCCAGCGGGTGGCGCCGTGA
- a CDS encoding energy-coupling factor ABC transporter ATP-binding protein, whose amino-acid sequence MTREIRFEHVSHAFGDRRVLTDVHLTLTEPRVGIVGANGSGKSTLARLINGLVEPSSGTVSVDGLSVARDGKRVRERVGFVFTDPDTQIVMPTVREDVAFTLRRTTLSRAEAAARVTAILERFGLADHADHPAHLLSGGQKQLLALASVLVAEPAVLIADEPTTLLDARNAAMIAATFGRLDQRVVVVTHQLDLVADFDRVLVIDDGRVVADDLPGPALAAYRRVLLA is encoded by the coding sequence GTGACCCGCGAGATCCGCTTCGAGCACGTCTCGCACGCCTTCGGCGACCGCCGGGTCCTCACCGACGTCCACCTCACGCTCACCGAACCGCGGGTCGGCATCGTCGGCGCGAACGGCTCCGGCAAGTCCACGCTGGCCCGGTTGATCAACGGGCTGGTCGAGCCGAGCAGCGGCACGGTCAGCGTGGACGGGCTGTCGGTGGCCCGCGACGGCAAGCGGGTCCGGGAGCGCGTCGGCTTCGTGTTCACCGACCCGGACACCCAGATCGTGATGCCCACGGTCCGCGAGGACGTGGCCTTCACGCTGCGCCGGACGACCTTGTCCCGGGCCGAGGCCGCCGCCCGGGTCACCGCCATCCTGGAGCGGTTCGGCCTCGCCGATCACGCCGACCATCCGGCGCACCTGCTGTCGGGTGGGCAGAAGCAGCTGCTGGCGCTGGCCTCGGTGCTGGTCGCCGAGCCGGCGGTGCTGATCGCCGACGAACCGACGACGCTGCTCGACGCCCGCAACGCCGCGATGATCGCCGCCACCTTCGGCCGCCTCGACCAGCGGGTCGTGGTGGTGACCCATCAGCTGGATCTGGTGGCCGATTTCGACCGCGTGCTGGTGATCGACGACGGCCGGGTCGTCGCCGACGACCTCCCCGGGCCGGCCCTGGCCGCCTACCGCCGGGTGCTGCTCGCGTGA
- a CDS encoding energy-coupling factor transporter transmembrane component T family protein has product MIGLYHPGRSLLHRTPAGPKLLLLAVAVVLTVRLDTPVQLGVALLAVAVLFAVAGIPARVALAQFRPLLWIVPFIAAFQLLFSGWERAVTSVGTLLVNVGLAALVTLTTRVSAMLDLTRTLLRPLRRVGVDPDRIGLMLALTIRCVPLVSGIVGDVVQARKARGVTGLRNSALALAAPAVVRALRTADSLGDALRARGVDD; this is encoded by the coding sequence GTGATCGGGCTCTACCACCCCGGCCGCTCGCTGCTGCACCGCACGCCCGCGGGACCGAAGCTGCTGCTGCTGGCGGTCGCGGTGGTGCTCACCGTCCGGCTGGACACCCCGGTGCAGCTGGGCGTGGCGCTGCTCGCCGTCGCGGTCCTCTTCGCCGTGGCCGGCATCCCGGCCCGGGTGGCGCTGGCCCAGTTCCGGCCGCTGCTGTGGATCGTGCCGTTCATCGCCGCGTTCCAGCTGCTGTTCTCCGGCTGGGAACGGGCCGTGACCAGCGTCGGCACGCTGCTGGTCAACGTCGGGCTGGCTGCCCTGGTCACGCTGACCACCCGGGTCAGCGCGATGCTCGATCTCACCCGGACCCTGCTGCGGCCGCTGCGCCGCGTCGGCGTCGACCCCGACCGGATCGGTCTGATGCTGGCGCTGACGATCCGCTGCGTCCCACTGGTCAGCGGCATCGTCGGCGACGTGGTGCAGGCCCGCAAGGCCCGCGGGGTGACCGGTCTGCGCAACTCGGCGCTGGCGCTGGCCGCGCCGGCCGTGGTGCGCGCGTTGCGCACGGCCGACAGCCTGGGTGACGCGCTCCGGGCGCGCGGCGTCGACGACTGA
- a CDS encoding MerR family transcriptional regulator — MGVDRYTVGQVARLSGVTVRTLHHYGRIGLLVPDERSGSGYRLYTAGDLDRLTRILYYRDLGFALDAIATLLDGSQDPQRHLRRQHELLTARLERVQAMVTAIEKEMEAAVSGIELTAEEKLEIFGDTYDPAYEVEAEQRWGDTEMWRQSQERTRGFGRKEWEKVKADTDAANARMVAVFRSGAVPGSPEADAIAEEHRAGINAFYDCGYDMQRNLADMYLADERFTRTYEDLAPGLTQWLHDAIHANADRAGATPEAG; from the coding sequence ATGGGCGTCGACCGGTACACCGTCGGACAGGTCGCGCGCCTGTCCGGGGTCACCGTGCGCACCCTGCACCACTACGGGCGGATCGGCCTGCTGGTCCCGGACGAGCGGTCGGGGTCGGGCTACCGGCTGTACACCGCCGGCGATCTGGACCGGCTGACCCGGATCCTGTACTACCGGGACCTGGGCTTCGCTCTCGACGCCATCGCCACCCTGCTGGACGGGTCGCAGGACCCGCAGCGGCACCTGCGTCGGCAGCACGAACTGCTGACCGCACGTCTGGAACGCGTGCAGGCGATGGTCACCGCGATCGAGAAGGAGATGGAGGCTGCCGTGAGCGGCATCGAACTGACCGCCGAGGAGAAGCTGGAGATCTTCGGCGACACCTACGACCCGGCCTACGAGGTCGAGGCGGAGCAACGCTGGGGTGACACCGAGATGTGGCGCCAGTCGCAGGAGCGGACCCGCGGGTTCGGCCGGAAGGAGTGGGAGAAGGTGAAGGCCGACACCGACGCGGCCAACGCCCGGATGGTGGCGGTGTTCAGGTCCGGGGCCGTCCCCGGCTCGCCGGAGGCCGATGCCATCGCCGAGGAGCACCGCGCCGGGATCAACGCCTTCTACGACTGCGGCTACGACATGCAGCGCAACCTCGCCGACATGTACCTGGCCGACGAGCGGTTCACCCGGACCTACGAGGATCTGGCGCCCGGGCTGACGCAGTGGCTGCACGACGCCATCCACGCCAACGCCGACCGCGCCGGGGCCACCCCCGAGGCGGGCTGA